The Sphingorhabdus sp. Alg231-15 genome has a segment encoding these proteins:
- a CDS encoding ATP-binding cassette domain-containing protein, translating into MSDAMIHFGDGHKQKPCFDVGPPLICDRDGLPFQIAKGEAELYLRSSTGQYFLSQVKDGEAIFPAASPNAHFVLIVRKPLTLEQVEDRDGEDAVAQWKSLVTSSLGETIDPEMSLSIADFNQALEQALTTGAMQRDAEELERLRRTRAVVDTVHESDIAATQPLSEAIHNCAKALDVHSDSPPSFRNGHEFDDAPAVARQFGLSSRSVTLTGDWYEHDQGPLLLQFAETGAVANAIWIKGCYQTAGGWPIDTDNKTDFNQHAYILSAPLPEDVTGFWALAKFVIRGNLDEFRSIALAATLVGFLGIITPLATGWILSDLAPAGEMALLIGVGAGLVLAALVTFALSAIRAIAVSRIQGKTGSRLATALFDRLLRLPTSFFREYTAGDLNQRLSGIDGMRSLILSIALSAGLSVVFSIFYFFVLAFYDLRLAFISVLLITVYILIVVVTRALQMPLVREALALDGNLAEVSFEMISAVAKLRTAAAEDRALSRWADLYGQERDLERRAGIITGYSAATSDSWQTLTQVILFGSVAILAKDALEPGMFIAFLVAFGSFQGAFVSLSSQLIELYAAQPQIDRALPILQAPVELSVNKADPGILQGGISVKDVTFAYGEGLAPVLSGISLDIDVGAHVAIVGGSGSGKSTLLRLLLGFETPGKGSIFYDDQNLVELDTARVRSQIGVVMQSSSLFAGSIIDNIRGAHDAGLEQCMAAAASAGLASDLDYFPMGIHTPITEGAAVLSGGQRQRILIARSLVSQPNLLFFDEATSALDNASQAQIAATLDALAVTRITIAHRLSTIENANKVFVLEKGKIAEQGSYEELMAMDGSFASLAKRQLMEE; encoded by the coding sequence ATGAGTGATGCAATGATTCACTTTGGTGACGGGCACAAACAGAAGCCGTGTTTTGATGTTGGACCGCCGCTGATTTGTGATCGCGATGGCTTACCGTTTCAAATTGCTAAAGGAGAGGCGGAACTTTATCTGCGATCTTCCACCGGGCAGTATTTTCTATCACAAGTCAAAGATGGTGAGGCCATTTTTCCGGCTGCCTCGCCAAACGCCCATTTTGTTCTGATTGTCCGGAAACCGCTCACACTGGAACAGGTGGAGGATCGCGATGGCGAAGACGCCGTAGCACAATGGAAATCACTAGTGACTTCGTCCCTTGGCGAAACGATTGATCCGGAAATGTCGCTGTCCATTGCTGATTTCAATCAAGCGTTGGAGCAAGCGCTTACGACAGGGGCGATGCAGCGCGATGCGGAAGAATTGGAGCGCCTACGCAGAACCAGGGCGGTGGTTGATACTGTTCATGAAAGCGATATCGCCGCCACGCAGCCCTTGTCAGAGGCGATCCACAACTGCGCAAAAGCACTTGATGTTCATTCCGATTCACCGCCATCATTTAGAAATGGACACGAGTTTGACGATGCGCCGGCTGTGGCACGTCAATTTGGGCTGTCTTCCCGGTCCGTTACCCTGACCGGGGACTGGTATGAACATGATCAGGGACCATTATTGCTGCAATTTGCAGAGACCGGAGCGGTTGCCAATGCGATTTGGATTAAGGGGTGTTACCAGACCGCAGGCGGCTGGCCAATCGACACCGATAACAAAACCGATTTCAACCAGCATGCTTACATTCTGTCAGCCCCGTTGCCAGAGGACGTTACCGGCTTCTGGGCGCTGGCCAAATTTGTTATTCGCGGAAATCTCGACGAGTTTCGTAGCATCGCATTGGCGGCAACCCTGGTTGGCTTTCTTGGCATTATAACCCCGCTTGCTACCGGATGGATATTAAGCGATCTGGCACCCGCTGGAGAGATGGCCTTGCTGATAGGCGTCGGAGCCGGATTGGTACTCGCAGCATTGGTGACATTTGCACTATCAGCAATCCGCGCCATCGCGGTTAGCCGAATTCAGGGGAAAACCGGTTCCCGACTGGCCACTGCCCTGTTTGATCGTTTGCTGAGATTGCCCACTTCGTTCTTCCGCGAATATACTGCGGGGGATCTCAACCAGCGGCTCTCAGGGATTGACGGTATGCGGTCTCTGATTCTTTCCATCGCCTTGTCCGCTGGTCTGTCGGTAGTATTTTCTATCTTCTATTTCTTCGTCTTGGCTTTCTACGATCTCCGTCTCGCTTTCATTTCGGTTCTGTTGATCACCGTCTACATCCTGATCGTAGTCGTGACCCGTGCGCTCCAAATGCCTCTGGTTCGCGAAGCATTGGCGCTGGATGGTAATCTGGCCGAAGTCAGCTTCGAAATGATTAGTGCCGTTGCGAAACTCCGCACTGCCGCTGCTGAAGACCGGGCCTTGTCGCGCTGGGCAGACCTTTATGGGCAAGAGCGGGATCTGGAACGCCGTGCCGGGATCATCACCGGCTATTCTGCGGCTACCTCTGACAGTTGGCAAACTTTGACCCAGGTGATCCTGTTTGGCTCAGTAGCAATTCTAGCAAAGGATGCACTGGAACCAGGCATGTTCATCGCGTTCCTTGTCGCTTTCGGATCGTTCCAGGGGGCCTTTGTCAGCCTCTCTTCACAGCTGATTGAACTCTATGCAGCCCAGCCGCAGATCGACCGCGCTCTACCCATATTGCAAGCTCCGGTGGAACTGTCAGTAAACAAGGCTGATCCGGGCATATTGCAGGGCGGCATCAGCGTGAAAGATGTCACTTTTGCCTATGGTGAAGGACTGGCACCGGTGCTGTCCGGTATATCGCTGGATATTGACGTCGGTGCGCATGTTGCCATCGTCGGTGGCTCGGGTTCGGGGAAATCCACTTTGCTCAGGCTTTTGCTCGGCTTTGAAACACCGGGCAAAGGTTCGATTTTTTACGATGACCAAAACCTAGTCGAACTGGATACCGCACGCGTACGCTCGCAAATCGGTGTGGTCATGCAATCCAGCTCGCTTTTCGCTGGCTCGATCATCGACAATATTCGCGGGGCCCATGACGCGGGTCTGGAACAATGTATGGCCGCCGCAGCCAGTGCCGGACTGGCGTCCGATCTCGACTATTTCCCGATGGGCATTCACACCCCGATTACGGAGGGCGCAGCGGTGCTATCGGGCGGTCAACGGCAACGCATCCTGATCGCGCGTTCACTTGTGTCACAGCCCAATCTGCTGTTTTTCGACGAGGCCACCAGCGCGTTGGATAATGCCAGTCAAGCACAGATCGCCGCTACGCTGGACGCCCTTGCCGTCACCCGGATAACCATTGCCCACCGACTTTCAACAATCGAAAATGCCAACAAGGTTTTCGTGCTCGAGAAGGGCAAGATTGCCGAACAGGGAAGCTATGAAGAGTTAATGGCGATGGATGGCAGCTTTGCCTCGCTCGCGAAACGTCAGTTGATGGAGGAATAG
- a CDS encoding NHLP family bacteriocin export ABC transporter peptidase/permease/ATPase subunit, with translation MNFFRKKPPRTPTILQMEAAECGAASLAMILGTYDRYVPLEELRGECGISRDGAKASNILKAARKYNLESKGLKVEPENLEDLNFPIIAFVNFNHFLVVEGIVDGEVYINDPASGHRTEPMEEFALGYTGVVLTFAPTEDFVRGDDRPSMFVSLINRVEDYRGGLLFIFLVSLALVVPGIVIPFFTQIFVDYVLVRSLDDWLWPLLIGMTITAVLRFGLIALQEISLVRLGAEMKGRTGFQLLQHMIRLPINFFEQRFTGEIADRVRLNEGLVSLLSEQMIQAAINLLLAIFYLIVLLYFSVPLTLIIVGLASLNIAILLYTTATIAEKYRKVSIDQGKLMGARIAGLKDIETYKASGGENMLFTRWTGLQAKTINGVQEATAVQVWTGPVPALLSTFIMLTTLIGGGYMVMQGNFTLGELVAYQALAMSFSGPITALASFGSELQQLRTFLGRLDDTLDQQVDPAFEGEEIVDIDRLPKGSVRLVEASFGYNPLDPPLIDSLSIDIAPGQRIALVGASGSGKSTVGKMIGGLVDLQAGQIEIDGRARRQWPRHVLASRLAFVRQDVMLFNGTVRDNLSLWDKSIGDVDMIQAATDAAIHDRIMAWPGGYEAPIASGATNISGGEKQRLEIARALATNPSVIILDEATSALDPVSEFEVMEAIRRRGLTCIVIAHRLSTIRDCDEIIVLDRGQIIERGTHSGLLQEEGAYARLLEA, from the coding sequence ATGAACTTTTTCAGAAAGAAACCCCCACGAACGCCTACCATCCTGCAGATGGAAGCAGCAGAATGTGGTGCGGCATCTTTGGCTATGATTTTAGGGACTTATGATCGTTACGTTCCGTTGGAAGAACTGCGCGGGGAATGCGGTATTTCGCGTGATGGGGCAAAGGCCTCCAACATTCTAAAAGCTGCGCGTAAATATAATCTGGAAAGCAAGGGACTGAAAGTTGAACCAGAAAATCTGGAGGATCTAAATTTCCCGATCATTGCTTTTGTCAATTTCAACCACTTCCTGGTCGTCGAAGGCATTGTAGATGGTGAAGTTTACATCAACGACCCCGCATCGGGTCATCGCACCGAGCCGATGGAGGAATTTGCGCTCGGCTATACCGGGGTAGTGCTGACCTTCGCGCCAACGGAAGATTTTGTCAGAGGCGATGACCGACCTTCCATGTTTGTCTCACTAATCAACCGTGTCGAAGACTATCGCGGCGGATTGCTGTTCATTTTTCTGGTCAGCCTGGCTCTGGTGGTGCCGGGGATTGTCATTCCCTTCTTCACGCAAATCTTTGTCGATTATGTTCTTGTCCGGTCGCTTGATGACTGGCTGTGGCCGCTATTGATAGGAATGACGATAACCGCCGTGCTTCGATTTGGTTTGATCGCATTGCAAGAAATTTCTCTGGTCCGGCTGGGCGCCGAGATGAAAGGCAGGACAGGCTTCCAATTACTCCAGCATATGATCCGGCTGCCAATAAATTTTTTCGAACAACGCTTTACTGGTGAGATTGCCGACCGCGTCCGGCTCAACGAAGGATTGGTGAGCCTCTTATCTGAACAGATGATTCAGGCGGCGATCAACCTGCTCCTTGCGATCTTCTACTTGATCGTTTTGCTCTATTTTAGCGTGCCGTTGACACTGATCATCGTTGGCCTTGCCAGTCTCAATATCGCCATTTTGCTCTACACAACCGCAACCATTGCCGAGAAATACCGCAAGGTTTCAATCGATCAAGGCAAGCTGATGGGTGCCCGGATTGCAGGGCTCAAGGATATTGAAACCTACAAAGCATCCGGCGGCGAGAATATGCTATTTACCCGCTGGACTGGGCTGCAGGCGAAGACGATCAATGGCGTGCAAGAGGCGACCGCCGTACAGGTATGGACCGGGCCGGTACCAGCCCTGCTCTCGACCTTCATCATGCTGACGACCCTGATTGGCGGCGGTTATATGGTGATGCAGGGCAATTTCACTCTAGGTGAGCTGGTCGCCTATCAGGCACTGGCGATGAGCTTTTCAGGACCGATCACCGCACTGGCCTCCTTTGGCTCGGAATTGCAGCAATTGCGCACATTTCTGGGGCGCCTTGATGATACACTGGACCAGCAGGTTGATCCGGCGTTTGAAGGGGAGGAAATCGTTGATATTGATAGGTTACCCAAAGGATCAGTGCGGCTGGTGGAGGCCAGCTTTGGCTACAATCCCCTTGATCCACCACTGATCGATAGTCTTTCTATAGACATCGCGCCAGGTCAGCGGATCGCACTCGTTGGGGCCTCCGGATCTGGTAAATCAACGGTAGGCAAAATGATCGGCGGGTTGGTCGATCTACAAGCCGGACAGATAGAGATTGACGGACGGGCGAGGCGACAATGGCCGCGCCATGTGCTGGCTTCCCGGCTTGCCTTCGTTCGGCAGGATGTCATGCTGTTCAACGGCACAGTGCGCGACAATCTATCGCTTTGGGACAAGAGCATCGGCGATGTGGATATGATTCAGGCCGCGACAGACGCTGCGATTCACGACCGGATCATGGCCTGGCCAGGCGGTTATGAAGCGCCGATTGCATCCGGTGCGACCAATATCTCAGGGGGTGAAAAACAGCGCCTCGAGATTGCCCGGGCGCTGGCCACTAATCCGTCAGTCATCATCCTGGATGAAGCGACCAGTGCGCTTGACCCGGTTTCCGAATTTGAGGTGATGGAGGCAATCCGACGGCGCGGGTTGACCTGCATCGTGATTGCGCATCGGCTTTCGACCATTCGTGATTGCGATGAAATCATCGTCCTAGACCGCGGTCAGATTATCGAACGCGGAACGCATAGCGGCCTGCTCCAGGAAGAGGGTGCCTATGCCCGTCTGCTGGAGGCGTGA
- a CDS encoding NHLP bacteriocin system secretion protein — translation MARQIFRQEAIDRMASPDRLDQPLRLVKPTNWLFLIVTAVIILFAVIWGFVASVPIKVNAQGIMIDSAGLSEVAVQYQGRVDAILVEPGEKVQKGDVIARLTRDNRERDIRIAEAALRDARMKAGVAESVFRRGEGRLGGAEARQLASVNARMAELRRQLVTREETANNLRGLVEQNAATREELMNVIALNDSIRADMRKLEQERLQVGVAAAQRRNGRDQSRLADNQLIQERRRELEKLRAQTDDEILIRAPQSGRLLELKVNPGDVLAPGEAIATIDARTNRAAEKGGFDAVLFVPPDGGKRIDPGMVVELVPTTTAKEVYGHIKGEVITAGALPASREAMRRYLQNDQLVEQLSATAPPIEVKVRLERTNNPSGFRWSSSSGPERPVTKGTMLAGKIVVEQKAMIDVVLPGVRNRISHSLSGAE, via the coding sequence ATGGCCAGACAGATTTTCAGGCAGGAAGCAATCGACCGGATGGCGAGTCCAGACCGGCTGGATCAACCATTGCGTCTCGTAAAGCCCACCAATTGGCTATTTCTGATCGTAACCGCTGTGATCATATTATTTGCGGTGATCTGGGGTTTTGTCGCCAGTGTACCGATAAAGGTCAATGCGCAAGGGATCATGATCGATTCCGCCGGACTGAGCGAAGTTGCGGTACAATATCAGGGACGCGTTGACGCGATACTCGTTGAACCCGGTGAAAAGGTACAGAAGGGTGATGTGATTGCGCGGCTAACCCGCGATAATCGTGAACGCGATATCCGGATTGCCGAAGCTGCCCTGCGCGATGCGCGGATGAAAGCCGGTGTTGCTGAATCGGTTTTTCGCCGGGGAGAAGGTCGACTGGGCGGGGCCGAAGCGCGTCAACTGGCATCGGTCAACGCCCGCATGGCCGAGTTGCGTCGTCAATTGGTGACGCGCGAAGAGACCGCCAATAACCTGCGTGGGCTAGTTGAACAAAATGCCGCAACCCGCGAAGAATTGATGAATGTGATTGCACTCAATGATTCCATCCGCGCCGATATGCGCAAGCTGGAACAGGAACGATTGCAGGTTGGTGTCGCAGCAGCACAGCGGCGTAATGGACGCGACCAGTCTCGGTTGGCGGACAACCAGCTGATCCAGGAACGACGCCGCGAGCTGGAAAAGCTGCGCGCCCAGACCGATGATGAGATATTAATTCGCGCACCACAATCAGGCCGCTTACTGGAACTGAAAGTCAATCCGGGCGATGTGCTCGCGCCGGGAGAGGCAATCGCGACAATCGATGCGCGTACCAACAGGGCTGCCGAAAAGGGCGGCTTTGACGCGGTGCTGTTCGTCCCTCCCGATGGAGGAAAACGCATCGATCCCGGTATGGTGGTAGAATTGGTTCCGACAACCACCGCCAAAGAAGTGTACGGCCATATCAAAGGTGAAGTAATCACGGCTGGTGCTCTTCCGGCGAGCCGGGAAGCCATGCGGAGATATCTGCAAAATGATCAACTGGTTGAGCAACTATCCGCCACCGCCCCGCCGATTGAGGTCAAGGTTCGGCTGGAACGCACCAATAATCCCAGTGGTTTTCGCTGGTCATCTTCTAGCGGGCCCGAGCGCCCGGTGACCAAGGGGACGATGTTGGCCGGTAAGATCGTGGTCGAACAAAAAGCCATGATCGATGTGGTTCTGCCCGGAGTGCGCAATCGGATTAGTCATAGCTTGTCAGGGGCTGAGTAA
- a CDS encoding bacteriocin produces MVTDRKNEELNEDELDQVTGGMAGSAAMNSGVVKTAKPGSKIHGGAEPNVGIRKSKGVVASGGGNGI; encoded by the coding sequence ATGGTGACGGATAGAAAAAACGAAGAGCTTAATGAGGATGAACTGGATCAGGTGACTGGCGGCATGGCTGGCAGTGCGGCAATGAATAGTGGCGTTGTGAAAACCGCCAAACCTGGCTCAAAGATCCATGGCGGCGCAGAACCCAACGTTGGTATTCGCAAAAGTAAAGGAGTCGTCGCATCAGGCGGTGGCAACGGCATTTGA
- a CDS encoding eCIS core domain-containing protein, translating into MNDKKDPNKLNEQELDQVTGGAAGKQLLGHELTHVGQQGSRKYIGETEKNLTSGTDRKRFGKQPAQIVAQSGNGEI; encoded by the coding sequence ATGAATGACAAGAAAGACCCCAACAAGTTGAACGAGCAGGAACTTGACCAAGTGACCGGCGGCGCTGCAGGTAAGCAACTGCTTGGCCATGAGCTGACTCATGTTGGGCAACAGGGCAGCCGCAAATATATTGGCGAAACCGAAAAGAATTTGACCTCCGGCACAGATCGCAAGCGGTTCGGCAAGCAACCAGCACAAATCGTTGCGCAATCTGGCAATGGCGAAATCTGA